The Argonema galeatum A003/A1 sequence ACAAATGACGAAGGACAATCTAAAATCTAAAATTGCTATGTCTAAAACTATTGTCGTCAAAATTGGCACTTCCAGCCTGACCGATCCATCTACGGGTAACCTTGCCCTTTCCACGATCGCATCTCTAATTGAAACCCTCAGCTATCTCCGCACCTTGGGACACCGCGTAGTTCTGGTGTCATCGGGAGCGGTGGGCGTTGGCTGCGCTCGCCTGGGACTGCGGGAACGACCTCGCAGCATGGCCTTAAAGCAGGCTGTGGCAGCTGTGGGACAGGGACGCCTGATGCGGATTTACGACGATTTGTTTACGTCCCTGCAACAGCCGATCGCGCAGGTATTGCTGACCCGCAGCGATTTGATGCAGCGCAGTCGCTATCTCAACGCTTACAATACTTTTCAAGAACTGCTGCGGCTGGAGGTTATACCAGTGGTGAACGAAAATGACACGGTGGCAGTCGAAGAGTTGAAGTTTGGCGATAACGATACCCTCTCTGCCAGAGTCGCCAGCTTGTTGGAGGCAGATTGGCTGTTTTTATTAACAGATGTCGATCGCCTTTACTCTGCCGATCCCCGCAGCAATCCCGATGCACAACCGATTAATCTTGTCAAGCAAATTGACCAACTGGCAGAATTACAGGTACAAACAGGCTCTAGCGGCTCTCTTTGGGGTACTGGCGGCATGGTTACCAAAATCGCCGCAGCTCGGATTGCCACCGCTGCTGGCGTGCGAACCGTGATTACCGAAGGCAAGTCTCCCCGCAACATCGAAAAAATCTTGCAAGGAGAAGCAATAGGCACCCACTTTGAAGCTCAACCCCAGCCTAGCAATGCCCGCAAACGTTGGATTGCCCACGGTTTGATTCCCGTTGGCAAGCTTTACCTGGACAT is a genomic window containing:
- the proB gene encoding glutamate 5-kinase — protein: MSKTIVVKIGTSSLTDPSTGNLALSTIASLIETLSYLRTLGHRVVLVSSGAVGVGCARLGLRERPRSMALKQAVAAVGQGRLMRIYDDLFTSLQQPIAQVLLTRSDLMQRSRYLNAYNTFQELLRLEVIPVVNENDTVAVEELKFGDNDTLSARVASLLEADWLFLLTDVDRLYSADPRSNPDAQPINLVKQIDQLAELQVQTGSSGSLWGTGGMVTKIAAARIATAAGVRTVITEGKSPRNIEKILQGEAIGTHFEAQPQPSNARKRWIAHGLIPVGKLYLDMGAVAAIAQAGKSLLAAGIAEVKGDFHASDAVELCDATGREIARGIVNYSSTELKKIIGRQSAEIPAILGYVGAETVVHRDNLVLSL